Proteins from a single region of Ascaphus truei isolate aAscTru1 chromosome 12 unlocalized genomic scaffold, aAscTru1.hap1 SUPER_12_unloc_3, whole genome shotgun sequence:
- the LOC142473654 gene encoding histone H1.11R-like, whose translation MAETAPAPPAESAAKKKQPKKAAGASKSRPAKSGPSVSDLIVRAVSASKERSGVSLSALKKALAAGGYDVEKNNSRLKLALKGLVSKETLIQLKGSGASGSFKLNKKQLESKEKAAKKKDVGKPKKPVAKKPAKSPKKPKKAPAGLKKSPKKVKKPAAAKKPAKSPKKSKAAKPRKAVKSPAAKKAAKPKAAKSPAKAKAAKPKAAKPKRAAAPKK comes from the coding sequence atggccgagaccgctcctgctcctccagctgaaagcgccgccaagaagaagcagccgaaGAAAGCGGCCGGAGCCTCGAAAAGCCGCCCAGCAAAGTCCGGTCCCAGCGTGTCCGATCTGATAGTGAGAGCTGTGTCCGCCTCTAAGGAGCGCAGCGGGGTCTCCCTGTCCGCTCTGAAGAAGGCTCTGGCTGCAGGAGGCTACGATGTGGAGAAGAATAACAGCCGCCTGAAGCTGGCTCTCAAGGGCTTGGTGAGCAAGGAAACCCTGATCCAGCTGAAAGGGAGCGGAGCCTCCGGATCGTTCAAGCTGAATAAGAAGCAGctggagagcaaggagaaggcggccAAGAAAAAGGATGTGGGGAAACCCAAGAAGCCAGTGGCAAAGAAACCCGCCAAGTCCCCCAAGAAACCCAAAAAGGCTCCGGCAGGATTGAAGAAAAGCCCCAAAAAGGTCAAGAAACCGGCGGCCGCCAAGAAGCCAGCAAAAAGCCCGAAGAAGTCTAAAGCTGCCAAGCCCAGGAAGGCTGTGAAGAGCCCGGCGGCTAAAAAGGCTGCGAAGCCAAAAGCTGCTAAGAGTCCAGCTAAGGCCAAGGCAGCCAAACCCAAAGCAGCAAAGCCCAAGAGGGCGGCAGCTCCTAAGAAGTGA
- the LOC142473643 gene encoding histone H3, which produces MARTKQTARKSTGGKAPRKQLATKAARKSAPATGGVKKPHRYRPGTVALREIRRYQKSTELLIRKLPFQRLVREIAQDFKTDLRFQSSAVMALQEASEAYLVGLFEDTNLCAIHAKRVTIMPKDIQLARRIRGERA; this is translated from the coding sequence atggcccggaccaagcagaccgcccggaaatccaccggAGGGAAGGCTCCCCGTAAGCAGCTAGCGACCAAGGCTGCCAGAAAGAGCGCTCCGGCCACCGGCGGAGTGAAGAAGCCTCACCGCTACCGGCCCGGTACTGTGGCTCTCAGGGAGATCCGCCGCTACCAGAAGTCCACCGAGCTGCTCATCCGCAAGCTGCCCTTCCAGCGCCTGGTCCGGGAGATCGCCCAGGACTTCAAGACTGACCTGCGCTTCCAGAGCTCGGCTGTCATGGCTCTGCAGGAGGCCAGCGAGGCTTATCTGGTGGGGCTCTTCGAGGACACCAACCTGTGCGCTATCCACGCCAAGAGGGTCACCATCATGCCTAAGGACATCCAGCTGGCCCGCAggatcagaggggagagagcttaG